The Gemmatimonas aurantiaca genomic sequence TGCGCCGTTTCCGGCGACATGCCCCGGAACAGCGGCAGCAGCAACGCCGTGATGGGCCGGCCCACCCGATCGGCGCCCGGCTGCATGGCCTCGCCCACGAACACCAGCAGCAGCGTGATCATGAGCGTGGCGATCACGCCCAGGATGAGCACGGCCTCACCGCTGTGCACCGCGTCCACCGTGAACCGTCGCGGTTTGAGCACCAGACGACGATACAGCAGATAGCCCACCGGCATCAGCACGAAGACCGCGAAGATCTCCTGCGAGAACACGTAGGGCACGTAGAGGAACCGGGGCAGGATGACGCCCCAGGTGAATGGCGTGTAGAGGCCCTGGATCCAGATCTCGAGCGTGCCGAGACCGAGGACGCAGAAGCCCCAAAACACCAGGGCGTGCATCAGACCACCGAAGGGATCGCGCAGAATCTTGCTCTGGGCGAGACCGATGAGCACGAAGTTCTTCGTGCGGATATCGGGGTGGTCGGTGCGATCCTCGGGCCTGGCCAGCTTCAGCCAGCGCACGAGCCGCTGCGCCTGGGGAACAAACATCCAGAAGCCGCCGGCGAGGATCACCGCAAACACGAGGTTGGACAGGGTCATGGCGCGAAGCTAGACCGGGAGAGGGGCGACGACAAGCGCACAGTCAGGCAGACCCGGCATCCGCGCTTCGTGACTGCCGCACAAGACAGAGCCCCACCGCCTTGCGGCGATGGGGCCCGTGAACCGCTGGAACTCAGCCCTGCGCCCTGGCGGCCTTCACGGCTGCCGTGAGCGCGGGGACCACGTCGAAGACATCGCCCACGATCCCGTAATCGGCGATCTTGAAGATCGGCGCGTCCTTGTCCTTGTTGATCGCGACGATGGTCTTCGAGGTGCGCATGCCGGCGAGATGCTGAATGGCGCCGGAGATCCCGACCGCGATGTACAGATTCGGGCTCACATTGCGACCCGTCTGTCCGATCTGATCGGAGTGGGGACGCCAGCCTTCGTCGGTCACCGCGCGCGTGGCGCCCACGGCCGCGTTGCCGAACGCGTCGGCGAGATCTTCACACAGCTTGAAGTTCTCGGCGGCCTTGAGGCCACGACCACCGGCCACGATCACCGGCGCATCGTTGAGATCGATCTTGCCGGTGTTGCCCTGCTTGAGTTCCACGACCTTCACGCGCGACGCCGACGGATCGGTGGCCGACGTGATGGCTTCCGTGACCAGCGGCCGGGCGGCGACGACCGGCTGCAGCGCCGACGGACGCACCGAGAGCAGCGCCGGCGAACCACTGAGCGCCAGCGTGGCGATGGTCTTGCCGTTCATGTTGAAATGCTGGCCGACCACCTGCCCGCCTTCCACCGCAAAACCGGTGAGATCGGGCGCGAGGCCCACGCCGAGCTTTGCCGCCACCCGCGGCGAGAGATCACGGCCCTGCGCCGTGGCGCTGAACACGCCGAAGCCGTAGTTGCCGCTGCCCAGTCGCTGGGCGAGCGTGGCCGCCAGCGCTTCCGGGTTGTACTGCGCGAAACCGGGATGCTCGAGCACGAGCACGCTGTCGGCCCCATGCTGCGCGAGCGCTTCGGCCTTGGCGCCGATGCCGGGCGCACCGGCCAGCACCGCGTGCAC encodes the following:
- a CDS encoding electron transfer flavoprotein subunit alpha/FixB family protein — translated: MANVLVFAEVRGGELRKVALEAVTAARQLADLSGGGSVHAVLAGAPGIGAKAEALAQHGADSVLVLEHPGFAQYNPEALAATLAQRLGSGNYGFGVFSATAQGRDLSPRVAAKLGVGLAPDLTGFAVEGGQVVGQHFNMNGKTIATLALSGSPALLSVRPSALQPVVAARPLVTEAITSATDPSASRVKVVELKQGNTGKIDLNDAPVIVAGGRGLKAAENFKLCEDLADAFGNAAVGATRAVTDEGWRPHSDQIGQTGRNVSPNLYIAVGISGAIQHLAGMRTSKTIVAINKDKDAPIFKIADYGIVGDVFDVVPALTAAVKAARAQG